The following are encoded in a window of Harmonia axyridis chromosome 7, icHarAxyr1.1, whole genome shotgun sequence genomic DNA:
- the LOC123684158 gene encoding uncharacterized protein LOC123684158, producing MGVKIGVFFLLAIAACVSSLPARPSDTELIDPKYGNQPIVDTGVISAGGGGFFDNSFDIFRSMESAMRRMREQMGALLNRFGTSNGTIADVDDFSGFGLPAIPDLDLGKGNTTSVTKVIDGHKVVINETKYSNENANGGAFFKVRVIEVKPENPGQEPGAATNTTPRDVEPLENSKENEISKQAGNEARYGKLERLDDPDYTFPSKIAPFRNQWGQIEEFDGDNSIDGPVAQPRKPYDLSSDVNVNYILAKRHYPINPDSEFIGTHNRIEPVGKERDLSHDIWINQLMADQPYVPNPDVEIFQPNNPRRFEKFINPR from the exons CTCGTCCAAGTGATACAGAACTGATCGACCCTAAATATGGCAACCAACCAATCGTCGACACCGGCGTGATCAGTGCCGGCGGTGGAGGTTTCTTTGACAACTCCTTCGACATTTTCCGCAGCATGGAGA GCGCCATGAGGCGAATGCGAGAACAGATGGGTGCTCTTCTGAACCGCTTCGGGACAAGCAATGGTACCATCGCGGATGTTGATGATTTCTCCGGTTTTGGACTACCCGCCATCCCGGACCTAGATTTGGGTAAAGGGAATACCACATCCGTCACCAAG gtTATTGATGGTCACAAAGTGGTGATCAACGAAACCAAATACAGCAACGAGAACGCAAACGGTGGTGCCTTCTTCAAAGTTCGCGTAATCGAGGTGAAACCTGAAAATCCAGGTCAGGAACCGGGTGCAGCCACCAATACCACTCCAAGGGACGTCGAACCACTCGAAAACAGCAAAGAAAACGAAATCTCCAAGCAGGCAGGAAACGAG GCTCGCTATGGGAAACTAGAACGTCTTGATGACCCCGATTACACCTTTCCCAGTAAAATTGCTCCCTTTCGCAATCAATGGGGTCAAATCGAAGAGTTTGATGGAGATAACAGCATCGACGGGCCTGTTGCACAACCAAGGAAGCCATACGACCTAAGTAGTGACGTTAACGTCAACTACATCCTCGCCAAGAGGCATTACCCGATCAATCCAGATTCGGAATTCATTGGCACTCATAACAGAATCGAACCGGTTGGCAAGGAACGTGATTTAAGCCATGATATCTGGATAAATCAATTGATGGCAGACCAACCTTACGTTCCAAATCCAGACGTGGAAATCTTCCAGCCAAACAATCCAAGGaggtttgaaaaattcataaatcctCGATAA
- the LOC123684093 gene encoding 60S ribosomal protein L9 produces the protein MKQIVNNQTVKIPKGLTVTAKSRVVTVTGPRGVLKRSFKHLALDIRMVNPRLLKVEKWFGTKKELASVRTVCSHVENMLKGVTKGYQYKMRAVYAHFPINCVTTENDTVIEIRNFLGEKYIRRVKMAPGVTVKNSQKQKDELVLEGNSLEDVSRSAALIQQSTTVKNKDIRKFLDGLYVSEKTTVVQDE, from the exons ATGAAGCAGATTGTGAATAACCAAACGGTTAAGATCCCTAAGGGACTTACTGTTACCGCCAAGTCTCGTGTGGTCACTGTTACAGGACCAAGAGGAGTTCTCAAGAGGTCATTCAAACATCTAGCTTTAGACATTCGTATGGTGAATCCAAGATTACTGAAAGTAGAAAAATGGTTTGGAACTAAAAAAGAATTGGCCAGTGTTCGTACTGTATGCTCACATGTTGAAAACATGTTGAAAGGTGTAACCAAAGGTTATCAATATAAAATGCGTGCGGTATATGCCCATTTCCCTATTAATTGTGTTACAACAGAAAATGATACTGTAATTGAAATCAGAAATTTCTTGGGCGAGAAATACATTCGAAG AGTGAAGATGGCCCCAGGAGTTACAGTTAAAAATTCCCAAAAACAAAAGGATGAACTGGTCCTTGAAGGAAATTCTTTAGAAGATGTATCAAGATCTGCTGCTCTCATTCAACAAAGTACAACAGTAAAAAATAAGGATATACGTAAATTTTTAGACGGATTGTATGTATCAGAAAAAACCACAGTTGTTCAAGATGaatag